Proteins encoded within one genomic window of Kibdelosporangium phytohabitans:
- a CDS encoding cytochrome P450 yields the protein MHIGGDDLVDPTLYSDGNAYEVWRRLRAVDGLSWQQVDAERGFYSAVRFADADYVLSNTALFTSERGTLLDLLGTDDPAGGTQLAVTDPPRHTEMQTRLKKALAIKAVDRQRDMIRAKVVRLIEPIGDGGVFDFGNAMLDMPMAVTGTMMGLPESDWDWLTRINTTCIAPDDPEYLGEAGRGLTLAIAHHELFGYFQELVRHRRDNLGDDLISVLITTRFEGRHMSLGEIVSNCYSLLLGANVTTPHSPNFLMAEFTQTDVLTDWAANPQVNVTAVEEALRWASPVNHFLRYATQDVEVSGTRIKAGDAVVVWLGAANRDDNEFADASTFDIRRKPNKHLAFGAGPHYCVGHSVARVTLRILFDELLTRYEDFQLAGEPQRLVSNFVSGYKHVPITARRRT from the coding sequence ATGCACATCGGCGGCGACGACCTCGTCGACCCGACGCTGTACAGCGACGGCAACGCCTACGAGGTGTGGCGGCGTTTGCGGGCGGTCGACGGACTGAGCTGGCAACAGGTCGACGCCGAGCGGGGCTTCTACTCCGCGGTCCGCTTCGCCGACGCGGACTACGTGCTCAGCAACACCGCGCTGTTCACGTCCGAGCGCGGCACACTGCTCGATCTGCTGGGGACCGACGACCCGGCAGGCGGGACACAGCTCGCGGTCACCGACCCGCCCCGGCACACCGAGATGCAGACCCGCTTGAAGAAGGCACTGGCGATCAAGGCCGTCGACCGGCAGCGCGACATGATCCGCGCGAAGGTGGTCCGGCTGATCGAGCCGATCGGCGACGGTGGTGTGTTCGACTTCGGCAACGCCATGCTGGACATGCCGATGGCCGTCACCGGCACCATGATGGGCCTGCCCGAGTCCGACTGGGACTGGCTGACCAGGATCAACACCACGTGCATCGCCCCGGACGACCCGGAGTACCTCGGCGAGGCCGGCCGCGGCCTGACGCTGGCGATCGCGCACCACGAACTGTTCGGCTACTTCCAGGAACTGGTCCGCCACCGGCGCGACAACCTCGGCGACGATCTGATCAGCGTCCTGATCACGACGCGGTTCGAGGGCAGGCACATGTCGCTCGGCGAGATCGTCTCCAACTGCTACAGCCTGCTGCTCGGCGCGAACGTGACCACACCGCACTCGCCGAACTTCCTGATGGCCGAGTTCACACAGACCGACGTGCTCACCGACTGGGCGGCGAACCCGCAGGTCAACGTGACCGCGGTGGAGGAGGCGCTGCGCTGGGCGTCGCCGGTGAACCACTTCCTGCGCTACGCCACCCAGGACGTGGAGGTCAGCGGAACGCGGATCAAGGCGGGTGACGCGGTCGTGGTGTGGCTGGGCGCGGCCAACCGGGACGACAACGAGTTCGCGGACGCGTCCACGTTCGACATCCGCAGGAAACCCAACAAGCACTTGGCTTTCGGTGCGGGCCCGCACTACTGCGTCGGCCACAGCGTCGCCAGGGTGACGTTGCGGATCCTGTTCGACGAACTGCTCACCCGCTACGAGGACTTCCAGCTCGCCGGCGAGCCGCAGCGGCTGGTGTCGAACTTCGTGTCCGGCTACAAGCACGTGCCGATCACCGCGCGGCGCCGCACGTGA
- a CDS encoding condensation domain-containing protein, which translates to MNNAVTNNAVWHAATPAQQGIWVLDKDERLRPTYLIPTVLEFTGQIDNAILAESAGHALNRHPALRSRFRLDLGTQRVEYRTDGPPGEVGFIDAQADGWSADELDRLVGVLCWTPFDLAEEAQARGEVIKVDDTTTLLVLTMHHISFDGWSRHLLVNEIIAGYQALRRGEALDPTPSAHPAGLVGPPPADVTAQRVAEAVDRLRGAPLTVTLPYDRCPAPGESSVLGANLSIELDEELTGKVMAVAAQEGSTPFMTAVALLAGTLSRYSGQRDFLFAFGWPGREDPATADAIGMFMSTLVLRVGLDETTTWRELVRNARIGALEAFMDCDVPLEPIATALNPGRHVIWPPLTPVLVNVDDLPLELPVAPGVTCRYRLDGPVHTKYDLDLFVRSDDGEHGSRLTLAIDYPTDLFDAATIETLLSGLRRSAVDLAYSTEEPCCARPADS; encoded by the coding sequence TTGAATAACGCAGTAACGAATAATGCCGTTTGGCACGCGGCGACCCCAGCCCAACAGGGAATTTGGGTACTGGACAAGGACGAGCGACTCAGGCCTACCTACCTCATTCCGACCGTGCTCGAGTTCACCGGCCAGATCGATAACGCCATTTTGGCGGAATCAGCCGGGCACGCATTGAACAGACATCCGGCATTGCGGTCGCGTTTCCGTCTCGACCTCGGCACGCAGCGTGTCGAGTACCGGACCGACGGCCCGCCCGGCGAAGTCGGTTTCATCGACGCCCAGGCCGACGGCTGGAGCGCCGACGAGCTCGACCGCCTGGTCGGCGTGCTGTGCTGGACCCCGTTCGACCTGGCCGAGGAGGCGCAGGCGCGCGGCGAGGTGATCAAGGTCGACGACACCACCACGCTGCTGGTGCTGACCATGCACCACATCTCGTTCGACGGCTGGTCACGGCACCTGCTCGTGAACGAGATCATCGCCGGCTACCAGGCCCTCCGCCGCGGTGAGGCGCTGGATCCGACACCGTCCGCGCACCCCGCCGGCCTGGTCGGCCCACCACCCGCGGACGTGACGGCCCAGCGCGTGGCCGAAGCGGTCGACCGGCTGCGTGGCGCGCCGTTGACCGTCACGCTTCCTTATGACCGGTGCCCGGCGCCCGGTGAGTCGTCGGTACTCGGCGCCAACCTGTCGATCGAGCTGGACGAGGAGCTGACCGGCAAGGTCATGGCGGTCGCCGCCCAGGAGGGCAGTACGCCGTTCATGACCGCGGTCGCCCTGCTCGCGGGGACTTTGTCGCGGTATTCCGGCCAACGGGATTTCCTGTTCGCCTTCGGCTGGCCCGGCCGGGAGGACCCGGCGACCGCCGACGCGATCGGGATGTTCATGTCGACGCTGGTGCTGCGCGTCGGTCTGGACGAGACCACGACGTGGCGCGAGCTGGTGCGCAACGCGCGGATCGGCGCCCTGGAGGCGTTCATGGACTGCGACGTGCCGCTCGAGCCGATCGCGACCGCGCTCAACCCCGGCAGGCACGTGATCTGGCCGCCGTTGACGCCGGTCCTGGTCAACGTGGACGACCTGCCGCTGGAGCTGCCCGTCGCGCCCGGTGTGACCTGCCGGTACCGGCTCGACGGCCCGGTTCACACCAAGTACGACCTCGATCTTTTCGTCCGGTCGGACGACGGCGAGCACGGCAGCAGGCTGACCCTGGCGATCGACTACCCGACCGACCTGTTCGACGCGGCGACCATCGAAACACTGCTTTCCGGCCTACGCCGTAGTGCCGTTGACCTGGCATATTCCACAGAGGAGCCGTGCTGTGCCCGACCAGCAGACAGCTGA
- a CDS encoding acyl carrier protein, with product MPDQQTADVNLLEIVRSVWREVLGVTEVADDITFFDHGGDSLRLVMLVERLNQTTGRALKTIDLFRAGTVRGHSELLAKADNPAPTGFRGATRSDLINAARSRKP from the coding sequence GTGCCCGACCAGCAGACAGCTGACGTCAATTTACTCGAGATTGTTCGCTCGGTGTGGCGGGAAGTACTCGGCGTCACCGAAGTCGCCGACGACATCACGTTTTTCGACCACGGTGGAGATTCCCTGCGGCTGGTGATGCTCGTCGAACGACTGAATCAGACAACCGGGCGCGCCCTGAAAACAATCGACCTTTTCAGGGCCGGGACCGTTCGCGGACATTCCGAGCTGCTCGCCAAAGCAGACAATCCTGCCCCAACGGGATTCCGGGGCGCCACGCGGAGTGATCTGATCAACGCAGCGCGTTCCCGCAAGCCGTAA
- a CDS encoding non-ribosomal peptide synthetase, with product MSLDEYAVAVLGPDTDVTGFATRSFIGLGGDSLRAMRLAALVRERHGVRIPVADLLSATPLADVLAGAPGLSPAPVDDQPAGESVGALSPTQRGMWMTEKVVGGSTYNLVFTCHLDSGRLDRDAFERAVAATTDRHASLRTVFREQDGDVVPVVLARHTPDITDVTHMGDAAEFEDAVRGIAADHGRRPFDLTAAPAFRLIRVTNPAGRQAIVLTGHHMVLDGWAIGLLFTEIFGNYDAFVAGEPSPYTSPAPTTRALVSRHEAVRESGEWDRQAEFWLQHLDGVPTVLELPADRPRPAIQDPRGERTTVDLGPDLSDRVKDRAQELGVTRFAFLLGAYALTLSRWTGARRMLIGVSLYGRDTDELADLIAVAGNLVGVRVDVDDDQPVAEFLGAVQHSLAQSIDAGTLPFDELVNRLGVERSLGAHPLVQVCFGMHDQLVPQHITTSTGRLTVEEGHGGGAQFDLSLLFGRSEPTLAAQLEYATSVWSKADAEGFAADFATAATELAGGNTALEQLRCVSSARRAVLDELNDTRQDFPAVTLDELFRDVVRRTPDAIAVREGDIELTYAQLAGAAAEQARLLRDIGVQPGDRVVVALDRSIAETVAVLGITWAGAAYVGVDLTVPGAHTEKILAKADARAALVSAVPDILAQQGIPVCGTWQPGWPSADVPAEPADPARIAYVAFTSGSTGVPKGVAVPHRAGVRLVHEAGFVALGSGDRVLRLSPLAFDASTLEFWGPLVSGATMEVYPAGIPAPSELGEFLLHRGVTVAWLTAGLFRLVEEFTPDSLGGLRQLITGGDVVPHDHVARVLDRHPGIVITNGYGPTENTTFTATYSMTAAAGVDGPLPIGTPIAGTKVYVLDERHRLLPPGAVGELYAAGSGLADGYIGDEKETARCFGHFCPDVPERLYRTGDLVRIDSRGRLRFLGRRDSQVKLRGYRVELSAINDALSADPRVADSVVLVSDGDSADKRLIAAVVPATTVRTDELRDVLAGQLPVYMVPTLWAVVDRIPVTSNGKIDRRALAAVAAPAGQQPHLPEQPDEDYTSMSAFFTKALPDAPAGEFSGETDFFTVGGNSMGALRLIRLVKDELGVTVRLRDFLLSPTPAGLHQLIEKATTA from the coding sequence ATGTCGTTGGACGAGTACGCGGTCGCTGTTCTGGGCCCGGACACTGACGTGACCGGGTTCGCCACACGGAGTTTCATCGGGCTCGGCGGGGACTCGCTGCGCGCGATGCGTCTCGCCGCGTTGGTGCGGGAACGGCACGGAGTGCGCATCCCGGTCGCCGATCTGCTGTCCGCCACTCCCCTGGCGGACGTGCTGGCCGGTGCGCCGGGACTGTCCCCCGCACCCGTCGACGACCAGCCCGCCGGGGAGTCGGTCGGCGCGCTTTCCCCGACACAGCGGGGAATGTGGATGACGGAGAAGGTCGTCGGCGGCTCCACCTACAACTTGGTCTTCACGTGTCACCTCGACAGCGGCCGGTTGGACCGTGACGCGTTCGAGCGGGCTGTCGCGGCCACGACGGACCGGCACGCGAGCCTGCGCACTGTGTTCCGGGAGCAGGACGGTGACGTCGTCCCCGTCGTGCTGGCCCGGCACACACCGGACATCACCGACGTGACGCACATGGGCGACGCGGCGGAGTTCGAGGACGCCGTCCGCGGGATCGCCGCCGACCACGGCCGCCGCCCTTTCGACCTCACGGCCGCGCCCGCGTTCAGGCTCATCCGGGTGACCAACCCGGCCGGCCGGCAGGCGATTGTGCTCACCGGCCACCACATGGTGCTCGACGGCTGGGCCATCGGCCTGCTGTTCACCGAGATCTTCGGCAACTACGACGCGTTCGTCGCCGGGGAGCCCTCGCCGTACACCTCACCGGCCCCGACGACGCGGGCGCTGGTGAGCAGGCACGAAGCGGTACGGGAAAGCGGCGAATGGGACCGTCAGGCGGAGTTCTGGCTCCAGCACCTCGACGGCGTGCCGACCGTGCTGGAGCTGCCCGCCGACCGGCCGAGGCCCGCGATCCAGGACCCGCGCGGCGAACGCACCACCGTCGACCTCGGCCCGGACCTCAGCGACCGGGTCAAGGACCGGGCGCAGGAGCTCGGCGTGACACGGTTCGCGTTCCTGCTCGGCGCGTACGCGTTGACGCTGAGCCGGTGGACCGGCGCCCGCCGGATGCTGATCGGTGTCTCGCTGTACGGCCGCGACACCGACGAGCTGGCGGACCTGATCGCCGTGGCCGGCAACCTGGTGGGCGTCCGCGTCGACGTGGACGACGACCAGCCGGTCGCCGAGTTCCTCGGCGCGGTCCAGCATTCGCTGGCGCAGAGCATCGACGCGGGCACGTTGCCGTTCGACGAGCTGGTCAACCGGCTCGGCGTGGAACGCAGCCTCGGCGCGCACCCGCTCGTACAGGTGTGTTTCGGTATGCACGATCAGCTTGTCCCGCAACACATCACGACCAGCACCGGGCGGCTCACGGTCGAGGAGGGCCACGGCGGCGGCGCCCAGTTCGACCTGTCGCTGCTGTTCGGCCGGTCCGAGCCGACGCTGGCCGCGCAGCTGGAATACGCGACCAGCGTGTGGAGCAAGGCGGACGCGGAAGGGTTCGCCGCCGACTTCGCCACGGCGGCAACCGAATTGGCCGGTGGCAACACCGCCCTTGAGCAGCTGCGGTGCGTGTCGTCGGCTCGCCGTGCGGTGCTGGACGAGCTCAACGACACCAGGCAGGACTTCCCGGCGGTCACGCTGGACGAGTTGTTCCGTGACGTGGTCCGCCGCACGCCGGACGCCATCGCCGTGCGGGAAGGCGACATCGAGCTCACCTACGCCCAGCTCGCGGGCGCGGCGGCCGAACAGGCACGGCTGCTGCGGGACATCGGCGTGCAGCCAGGCGACCGGGTGGTTGTCGCGCTGGACCGGTCGATCGCGGAAACCGTTGCCGTGCTGGGAATCACGTGGGCGGGCGCGGCGTACGTCGGTGTCGACCTGACGGTGCCGGGCGCGCACACCGAGAAGATCCTCGCCAAGGCGGACGCCCGCGCCGCGTTGGTCTCGGCCGTCCCGGACATCCTGGCCCAGCAGGGAATCCCGGTCTGCGGCACGTGGCAGCCCGGCTGGCCGTCCGCCGACGTCCCGGCCGAACCAGCCGACCCGGCCCGGATCGCCTATGTCGCCTTCACCTCGGGGTCGACCGGCGTGCCGAAAGGCGTCGCGGTGCCGCACCGGGCAGGCGTCCGGCTGGTGCACGAGGCCGGCTTCGTCGCCCTCGGTTCGGGCGACCGGGTGCTTCGCCTGTCCCCACTGGCCTTTGACGCGTCCACTTTGGAGTTCTGGGGACCGCTGGTCTCCGGCGCGACGATGGAGGTCTACCCGGCCGGGATTCCCGCGCCGAGCGAACTCGGTGAGTTCCTGCTGCACCGCGGTGTCACGGTCGCGTGGCTGACCGCCGGACTGTTCCGCCTGGTCGAGGAGTTCACGCCGGACTCGCTCGGCGGCCTGCGACAGTTGATCACCGGCGGTGACGTCGTGCCGCACGACCACGTCGCGCGCGTGCTCGACCGGCATCCGGGCATCGTGATCACCAACGGCTACGGGCCCACCGAGAACACGACGTTCACCGCGACCTACTCGATGACCGCAGCCGCCGGCGTCGACGGGCCACTGCCGATCGGCACCCCCATCGCCGGCACCAAGGTGTACGTCCTCGACGAGCGGCACCGCCTGCTACCACCCGGCGCGGTCGGTGAACTGTACGCGGCAGGCTCGGGCCTGGCCGACGGGTACATCGGCGACGAGAAGGAAACCGCTCGCTGTTTCGGGCATTTCTGCCCCGATGTCCCCGAGCGGCTCTACCGCACCGGTGACCTCGTGCGGATCGACTCCCGAGGCCGCCTGCGGTTCCTCGGCAGGCGTGACAGCCAGGTCAAACTGCGTGGCTACCGCGTCGAACTGTCCGCGATCAACGACGCCCTGTCGGCCGATCCGCGTGTGGCGGACTCGGTCGTGCTCGTCAGCGACGGGGACAGCGCCGACAAACGGCTGATCGCCGCCGTGGTCCCCGCCACGACGGTCCGGACAGACGAACTACGCGACGTGCTCGCCGGGCAGTTGCCGGTGTACATGGTGCCGACGCTGTGGGCCGTGGTCGACCGGATCCCGGTGACCAGCAACGGGAAGATCGATCGGCGGGCGCTCGCCGCGGTCGCCGCCCCCGCCGGTCAGCAGCCGCACCTGCCCGAACAGCCGGACGAGGACTACACGTCGATGTCGGCGTTCTTCACCAAGGCCCTGCCGGACGCACCGGCGGGCGAGTTCAGCGGCGAGACGGACTTCTTCACCGTCGGCGGCAACTCGATGGGTGCGCTGCGGCTGATCCGCCTGGTGAAGGACGAACTCGGCGTGACCGTGCGGCTGCGTGACTTCCTGCTGTCGCCGACGCCCGCCGGTCTGCACCAGCTGATCGAGAAAGCCACGACGGCATGA
- a CDS encoding cytochrome P450, translating to MTRPAAVRGMDWDDGLECWIVSDPVLARQVLNHPGFSSRTSARLGELYMTDEARREHHALTEFMRLWFVHTDGPEHVALRKPVQRLLSASYVRSIAPRITEIVDESLEDLARATPHDVVPAVAEAVSGRVMAHIVGVDEPPAVLHTWSQRLSSFIAAMYRRDHATSAHEVMLEMRTSLGRAQAVEGFPLDTEDDRARTFATWSMILFGGLETTASLLGSCVLAVLGDPVLWARVKADDGVEAIVESVLELRPPLRNVGRVVAEDFEFAGSALHEGDLVLVSLEGGALLAGDQPGQALTGCPVGESRQHLIFGFGSHYCVGAPLARLEAATTLRRFARRFPGARLADNAAVWGPNLSYVGLDHLYVDIGGS from the coding sequence ATGACCCGGCCGGCGGCCGTGCGCGGCATGGACTGGGACGACGGCCTGGAGTGCTGGATCGTCTCGGATCCCGTGCTCGCACGGCAGGTTCTGAACCACCCGGGTTTCTCGTCACGCACCTCGGCCCGGTTGGGCGAGCTGTACATGACGGACGAGGCGCGCCGGGAACACCACGCGTTGACCGAGTTCATGCGGTTGTGGTTCGTGCACACCGACGGGCCGGAGCACGTGGCGCTGCGCAAACCCGTGCAGCGTCTGCTTTCCGCGTCGTATGTGCGGTCGATCGCGCCCCGGATCACCGAGATCGTCGACGAGAGCCTGGAAGACCTGGCACGGGCCACGCCGCACGATGTCGTGCCGGCCGTGGCCGAGGCCGTGTCCGGCCGGGTGATGGCGCACATCGTCGGCGTGGACGAGCCGCCTGCTGTGCTGCACACGTGGTCGCAGCGGCTGTCGTCGTTCATCGCCGCCATGTACCGCCGTGACCACGCCACGAGCGCGCACGAGGTCATGCTGGAGATGCGCACGAGCCTGGGCCGGGCCCAGGCCGTCGAAGGCTTCCCGCTCGACACCGAGGACGACCGGGCGCGGACGTTCGCCACCTGGTCGATGATCCTGTTCGGCGGCTTGGAGACCACGGCTTCGCTGCTGGGCTCGTGTGTGCTGGCGGTGCTCGGCGATCCGGTGCTGTGGGCCAGGGTCAAGGCGGACGACGGCGTCGAGGCGATCGTCGAGTCGGTGCTCGAACTGCGTCCGCCGCTGCGCAACGTCGGCCGGGTCGTCGCCGAGGACTTCGAGTTCGCCGGGTCCGCGCTGCACGAGGGCGACCTGGTGCTGGTGTCGCTGGAAGGCGGTGCGCTGCTCGCCGGCGACCAGCCCGGCCAGGCCTTGACCGGCTGCCCGGTCGGTGAGAGCAGGCAGCACCTGATCTTCGGGTTCGGCTCGCACTACTGCGTCGGTGCCCCGCTGGCCAGGCTGGAGGCCGCGACCACGCTGCGCCGGTTCGCCCGGCGCTTCCCCGGTGCGCGGCTGGCGGACAACGCGGCCGTGTGGGGCCCGAACCTGTCGTATGTCGGCCTTGACCACCTGTACGTCGACATCGGGGGCAGCTGA
- a CDS encoding type I polyketide synthase: protein MAVAVVGMACRYPKAVDVRQYWANLRAGVEGISRFTRDDAIARGARPDVARRPEFVPAKGFLTDSGTFDWAFFGYSRAEAAGIDPQQRVFLECASAAVDDAGIDPTRFPGWIGLYAGADVVGAAPDLGASELAQVIGREKDFLATRVAYKLGFRGPAVTVQTACSTSLTATHMAVRSLLGNECDVALAGGVTVTAAGEWGYLYEAGGILSPDGHCRPFDEHAGGTVPSEGVGVVVLKRLEDALRDGDRIAAVILGSALNNDGSDKMGYTAPSITGQSEVIGYAQQIAGIDPADIDYVEAHGTATRMGDPVEVSALTDVFRTSTDATGWCLLGAVKSNLGHTGAAAGVAGLIKTVLMVEHREVVPTLHYNAPNPLLDIESTPFRVCAEAGPWPSRGVRLAAVSSFGVGGTNAHVIVEAAPQRDRPRGSGKRLIPLSAASADALSRLRGDLAEQLSTDPSHALSEVSRTLTGRRTHRHRQVIVADDVAQAAILLRGTASATVPAAAPRTLGEVAFLLPGQGTLRDAAGAVPYRLLPVFKKAFDEIADAVTIDLSPVVTAGTAPEWFANTVHQQLGLFALGYALGRQLGEWGVQASAMFGNSVGEYAAAALAGVWAPGAAANLVYERATAMWDTEPGLMATIDSADVPLPPGISVAVAGPGRTVLSGPVTAMEELLATGIDARRLATLRAFHSPLMRPAAEAVAAALAATPAHTTRIRLVANESGDWADPEAMLSPGYWTGQMLRTVRLADGAGTLLAAGYESFIELGPGASMISTLRRHPAWSPENTVVPLLGTTDDPERDLLRAVGVLWEHGVDLALADVATDTESLRCSLPSHPFAATDPVAAPVAARPAVTVARPQGTLADLWCRTLGVATVSESDNFFALGGESLMIVSLLRQVRDLTGRDVPVIEFTADATFGALTRLAGTDQVAAAGQPLFLIADAMGTALGYRELARLADRPVHCLEPARPADRIESLAAQHVERILETQPDGPYTLGGWSFGAIVAHEVAAQLLRRGARVDMLVCLDGYVPATGRPIGLDPRYLTSSVRLRTGARFGFGPIGRRVRRTPDVRRQFVVNMDALLRYRPEPVDCPVVLFKAGADTRALAALRTRLTRIYRDPVRIHPVPGDHWSMLTSPHVHSLATRLRGSLPAPVHSGDS, encoded by the coding sequence ATGGCTGTCGCCGTGGTCGGGATGGCGTGCCGGTACCCGAAGGCCGTCGACGTGCGCCAGTACTGGGCGAACCTGCGTGCGGGCGTGGAAGGCATCAGCCGGTTCACCCGGGACGACGCCATCGCACGCGGTGCGAGGCCCGACGTGGCTCGGCGGCCGGAGTTCGTGCCTGCCAAGGGCTTTCTCACCGATTCCGGCACCTTCGACTGGGCCTTCTTCGGATACAGCCGGGCCGAGGCCGCCGGGATCGACCCGCAGCAGCGGGTGTTCCTCGAATGCGCGTCGGCCGCCGTCGACGACGCGGGCATCGATCCCACGCGTTTCCCCGGCTGGATCGGCCTGTACGCGGGAGCCGACGTGGTCGGCGCGGCGCCCGATCTCGGCGCGAGCGAGCTGGCGCAGGTCATCGGGCGGGAAAAGGACTTCCTGGCCACGCGGGTGGCGTACAAGCTCGGTTTCCGCGGCCCGGCCGTGACCGTGCAGACAGCGTGTTCGACGTCGTTGACCGCCACGCACATGGCTGTACGGAGCCTGCTGGGCAACGAATGCGATGTCGCGTTGGCCGGTGGTGTCACCGTCACGGCCGCCGGCGAATGGGGCTACCTGTACGAAGCCGGCGGCATTCTGTCGCCCGATGGGCATTGCCGCCCGTTCGACGAGCACGCCGGGGGCACGGTCCCCAGCGAAGGCGTCGGCGTCGTGGTCCTCAAACGCCTGGAAGACGCCCTTCGCGACGGTGACCGGATCGCCGCGGTGATCCTCGGCTCGGCGTTGAACAACGACGGCTCCGACAAGATGGGGTACACCGCGCCTTCGATCACCGGGCAGAGCGAGGTCATCGGCTACGCACAGCAGATCGCCGGGATCGACCCGGCCGACATCGACTACGTCGAGGCACACGGCACGGCCACCAGGATGGGCGACCCGGTGGAGGTCAGCGCCCTCACCGACGTGTTCCGGACCAGCACGGACGCCACGGGCTGGTGCCTGCTCGGCGCGGTGAAGAGCAACCTCGGGCACACCGGCGCGGCCGCGGGCGTGGCCGGGCTGATCAAGACGGTGCTGATGGTGGAGCACCGCGAGGTCGTGCCCACGCTGCACTACAACGCACCGAACCCGTTGCTGGACATCGAGTCCACGCCGTTCCGGGTGTGCGCCGAGGCCGGGCCCTGGCCGTCTCGTGGTGTTCGGCTGGCCGCCGTGAGCTCGTTCGGTGTCGGCGGCACGAACGCACACGTCATCGTCGAGGCCGCACCGCAACGCGACCGGCCACGCGGGAGCGGCAAGCGGCTCATCCCGCTGTCGGCCGCGTCCGCGGACGCGCTCAGCCGGCTGCGCGGCGACCTCGCCGAGCAGCTCAGCACCGACCCCAGCCACGCATTGTCCGAAGTGTCACGAACGCTCACCGGACGGCGGACCCACCGCCATCGGCAGGTTATCGTCGCCGATGACGTCGCGCAGGCAGCTATCCTGCTGCGCGGCACCGCCTCCGCCACCGTCCCCGCCGCTGCGCCACGCACCCTGGGCGAGGTCGCGTTCCTGTTGCCCGGCCAGGGAACCCTCCGTGACGCCGCCGGAGCGGTGCCGTACCGCCTGTTGCCCGTGTTCAAGAAAGCGTTCGACGAGATCGCCGACGCGGTCACGATCGACCTTTCTCCCGTGGTCACGGCGGGCACAGCTCCCGAGTGGTTCGCCAACACGGTCCACCAGCAGCTGGGGTTGTTCGCACTCGGCTACGCCTTGGGCCGTCAGCTCGGCGAATGGGGCGTGCAGGCGTCCGCGATGTTCGGCAACAGCGTCGGCGAGTACGCCGCGGCGGCGCTCGCCGGAGTCTGGGCTCCCGGTGCGGCGGCGAACCTCGTGTACGAGCGCGCGACGGCGATGTGGGACACCGAACCCGGCTTGATGGCCACGATCGACTCCGCCGACGTACCGCTCCCGCCGGGGATCTCGGTCGCGGTCGCCGGACCGGGCCGGACCGTGCTGTCCGGGCCCGTCACGGCCATGGAGGAGCTGCTCGCAACCGGGATCGACGCTCGCAGGCTGGCCACGCTGCGCGCGTTCCACTCCCCCTTGATGCGACCGGCGGCCGAGGCTGTGGCCGCCGCGCTGGCCGCCACACCCGCGCACACGACGAGGATCCGGCTGGTCGCCAACGAGAGCGGCGACTGGGCCGACCCCGAAGCCATGCTCAGCCCCGGCTACTGGACCGGCCAGATGCTGCGGACAGTGCGGCTGGCCGACGGCGCGGGCACGCTGCTCGCCGCCGGATACGAGTCCTTCATCGAACTCGGCCCAGGTGCGTCGATGATCAGCACCTTGCGTCGCCATCCGGCCTGGTCGCCGGAGAACACCGTGGTGCCGTTGCTCGGCACGACAGACGACCCCGAACGCGACCTGTTGCGTGCGGTGGGTGTGCTCTGGGAGCACGGCGTGGATCTCGCGCTGGCGGACGTGGCGACGGACACCGAGTCGTTGCGGTGCTCGCTCCCGTCGCATCCGTTCGCCGCCACGGACCCGGTTGCCGCGCCGGTCGCAGCACGCCCGGCGGTGACCGTGGCACGTCCGCAGGGCACGCTCGCCGACCTGTGGTGCCGCACACTCGGCGTGGCCACGGTGTCCGAATCGGACAACTTCTTCGCACTCGGCGGCGAGTCGCTGATGATCGTCAGCCTGTTGCGCCAAGTCCGGGACCTGACCGGCCGCGACGTCCCGGTCATCGAGTTCACCGCCGACGCCACGTTCGGCGCCCTGACCCGGCTGGCCGGAACCGACCAGGTCGCCGCGGCCGGGCAACCGCTGTTCCTGATCGCCGACGCGATGGGAACCGCGCTCGGCTACCGGGAACTCGCCCGGCTGGCGGACCGGCCCGTGCACTGCCTCGAGCCCGCCCGCCCGGCGGACCGGATCGAATCGCTTGCCGCGCAACACGTCGAGCGCATCCTCGAAACGCAACCGGACGGACCGTACACGCTCGGCGGGTGGTCGTTCGGCGCGATCGTCGCCCACGAGGTGGCCGCGCAGTTGCTGCGCCGCGGCGCCCGTGTCGACATGCTCGTCTGCCTCGACGGTTACGTCCCCGCGACCGGACGACCGATCGGCCTGGATCCCCGGTACCTCACCAGCAGCGTGCGGTTGCGGACCGGCGCGAGGTTCGGCTTCGGACCGATCGGCCGTCGAGTCCGCCGGACCCCGGACGTCCGCAGGCAGTTCGTCGTCAACATGGACGCGCTGCTGCGCTACCGCCCGGAGCCGGTCGACTGCCCTGTCGTCCTGTTCAAGGCCGGCGCCGACACCAGGGCCCTGGCGGCGTTGCGAACACGGCTCACCCGGATCTACCGCGACCCGGTCCGGATCCACCCGGTGCCCGGCGACCACTGGTCGATGCTCACCAGTCCCCACGTCCACAGCCTTGCCACCCGGCTACGCGGGTCACTGCCCGCACCCGTCCACTCAGGAGACAGCTAA